The genomic DNA GCACGGGGGCCATCCCTTGCTGGGCCGCGCGCCGCGTCCGCTCGACGAGCCGTTGCGGCTGGGGCAGGAGCCTTCGATGGCCTTTGCGCCGTCGAACGTCTCGGGTGTCGATGTCGACGGCGACGGTCCGCCGCGCATCTCGATCTACGGCTTCGGTTTGTTCGGCCCGAACGGGCCACTGCCGCTGCACCTGACCGAGTACGCGCGCGAACGCAAGCGCCACCACAGCGACAACACGCTCAGCGCCTTCGCCGACCTGTTCCACCACCGGCTCATCCTGCTGTTCTACCGGGCCTGGGCCGATGCCCAGTCGGTCAACAGCCTGGACCGCCCCGACGGCCACCGCTTCGTCGACTACGTGGCGAGCCTCATGAACATGGGGCAGCCGGGGCTCAAGGAGCGCGACCGCATCGCTGACCATGCGCGCACCTTCATGGCCGGGCACCTCGTGCGCCAGACGCGCAACCCCGAGGGCCTGATCCAGATCCTGCGGCTGTACTTCGACGTGCCCGTGCGCATCGAGGAGTTCGTGAGCGACTGGGTGATGCTCGACGAGCGCGAGGTCAGCCGCATCGGCACTTCCGGCCGCAACCAGAAACTGGGCGCCGGCGCCACTGTCGGGCTGGCGGTGCGCGATGCGCAGGGCAAGTTCCGCCTCGAACTCGGGCCGCTCTCGCAAAGCGAGTTCCGCGACTTCCTGCCGGGCAGCAGGCGCCTGCAGCAGGTGGTCGACTGGGTGCGCCAGTACGTGGGCATCGAGTTCGCCTGGGAGCTGCGCCTCGTGCTCAAGAAGCAGGAGGCCCTCGGCATGCAGCTGGGCAGCGACCAGCGGCTGGGCTGGGGCAGCTGGCTCGGCACGCGCCTCTCGCCCACCGATGCCGGCGACATGCTGTTCCAGCCCGAAGCCCTGTATTCCCGTTCCGCATCGGCTGCTTCCGCAGCGGCCGAGGCTTCTTCCATGGCCCTATGACCGATATCCGCCGCGTCTCCCTTTTCTCCAAGCTGAATCCGATGCTCTACAAGGCATTGGAGACTGCCACCGCCTTTGCCAAGCTGCGCGGCAATGCCTATGTGGAACTGGTGCACTGGCTGCACCAGATCCTGCAACTGCAGGACAGCGACCTGCTGCGCATCGTCAGGCGCGCGGGCCTCAACCTCGATGCGGTCGAGCAGGACCTCGTGCGTGCGCTCGACCGGCTGCCGCACGGCGCCACCTCGATCAGCGACATTTCGGAGCACGTCGACAACGCCGTCGAGCGCGCCTGGGTCTATGCGAGCCTGCGCTTCGAGGCCACATCGATCCGCGGTGCCTACCTGCTCGCGGGCATCGTCAAGACGCCGGGGCTGCGCCAGGTGCTCTCGGGCATCTCGCGCGAGTTCGACAAGATCGTGCCCGACGTGCTCATCGCCCAGCTTCCCGCGTGGACCGAAGGCTCGCCCGAGGACGACTTCGACGCTGCGGCTGCGCCGGGGCCTGCCGCTGCAGCGGCATCCCACCAGGGCGACGGCGCCGCCGCGGGCGGCTCGGCGCTCGCCAAGTACGCGAGCGACCTGACGGCCAAGGCGCGCGCGGGCGAGCTCGATCCGGTCTACGGCCGCGACGACGAGATCCGCCAGATCATCGACATCCTGATGCGCCGGCGGCAGAACAATCCGCTGCTCACCGGCGAAGCGGGCGTGGGCAAGACGGCCGTGGTCGAAGGGCTGGCCTCGCGGCTCGCGGCGGGCGACGTGCCGCCGTCGCTCAAGGACGTGTCGCTCTGGGTGCTCGACCCGACGCTGCTGCAGGCCGGCGCGGGCGTCAAGGGCGAGTTCGAGCAGCGGCTGCGCCAGGTGATCGACGAGGTCGAGAAGAGCCCCAAGCCCATCGTGCTGTTCGTCGACGAGGTGCATACGCTGGTCGGCGCGGGCGGCACGGCCGGCACCGGCGATGCGGCCAACCTGCTGAAGCCGGCGCTCGCGCGCGGGCGGCTGCGCACCATCGGCGCCACCACCTGGTCGGAGTACAAGAAGTACATCGAGAAGGACCCGGCCCTCACGCGGCGCTTCCAGACCATCCAGGTGCACGAGCCCACCGAGTCCAAGGCCGTGGTCATGCTGCGCGGCATTTCGGCCGAGCTCGAGAAGCACCACGGCGTGCTCATCCTCGACGCCGCGCTCGAAGCGGCCGTGAGCCTGTCGCACCGCTACATTCCCGCGCGCCAACTGCCCGACAAGGCCGTGAGCCTGCTCGACACGGCCTGCGCGCGCGTGGCCCTGAGCCAGCATGCGCTGCCCGCGGCCATCGAAGACCTGCAGCGCCGCATCGAGGTGCTGGGCATCGAGTCGGGCATTGCCGGGCGCGAAGCGGCGATCGGCGTCGGCGAGCACCGGCGCGTGGAGGACATCGCGGCCCAGGTGGCTGCGGCGCAGGCCGAGCTCGACCTGCTCGAGCAGCGGCGCGCGGAAGAAAGCCTGCTCGTCGAACGCATCGTGGCGCTGCGCAAGCAGCTGTCGCCGGCGGCGGTGCCCGTGCAGGCCGAAACGCAAGAGCAGGGCGACGCGGCGGATGAAGACGCGCCGCTGGACGCCGAGGCCGCTGCACCCGAACCCGGGAGAACACCCGAAGAGATCCGCGCCGAACTCGACCAGGCACAGGACAGGCTCGTGCAGCTGCAGGGCGAATCGCCGCTGATCCTGGCCGCCGTCGACGCGCAGGCCATTGCCACCGTGGTGGCCGACTGGACCGGCATTCCGATCGGCCGCATGGTGCGCGACGACGCGCAATCGGTGCTGCGCCTCGGTGAAATACTTTCGGCCCGCGTGGTCGCGCAGCCCGATGCGCTGGAGACCATCTCGCGGCGCATCCGCACCGCGCGTGCGCGGCTCGACAACCCGAACAAGCCGGTGGGCGTGTTCCTGCTCTGCGGCCCCTCGGGCGTGGGCAAGACCGAAACTGCGCTTGCGCTGTCGGAGGCCTTGTATGGCGGCGAGCAGAACCTCGTGACCATCAACATGAGCGAGTTCCAGGAGTCGCACACCGTCTCCACGCTCAAGGGCGCGCCGCCCGGCTACGTGGGCTACGGCGAGGGCGGCGTGCTGACCGAGGCCGTGCGCCGCCGGCCCTACAGCGTGGTGCTGCTCGACGAAATCGAGAAGGCCCACCCCGACGTGCACGAGATCTTCTTCCAGGTGTTCGACAAGGGCTGGATGGAAGACGGCGAGGGCCGCCACATCGATTTCCGCAACACCGTGATCATCATGACCTCCAATGTCGGCACCGACCTGGTCATGCAGCTGTGCGAAGACCCGACCCTGCGCCCCGACCCCGAGCCGCTGGCGGCCGCGCTGCGCGAGCCGCTGCTCAAGGTGTTCGCGCCGGCGCTGCTCGGCCGGCTGGTTGTAGTGCCTTATTACCCGTTGCAAGCCGATGCATTGCATCGCATCATTCGCCTCCAGCTCGACCGCATTGCCACCCGCCTCGATGCGAACCATGGCATTGCGCTGGACTACGACGACAGCGCCGTCGAACTGGTGGCGCGCCGGTGCACCGCCATCGAATCGGGTGGGCGGATGATCGATGCGATCCTCACGCACACCATCCTGCCGCGGTTGAGCGAGGAAGTCATCGGCGCCACGGTCAGCGCGCGCAAGCTCGCCGGCGTGCGGCTGTCCGCGGCGGGCGACGACTTCCAGTACGAATTTTCCGAAGCGTAAGAAGACAAGAATGCAAGGAGACAAACTGCATGGCGAGAGTCGTAAGCGCGCGCACCCCACTGGGTGAGGACCAACTGCTGTTCCGCTCGATGGCGGGCACCGAGGGCCTGTCGCAGCTGTTCGAGTTCGAGGTCGAGTTGCTGAGCCCGAGTGCTGCGCTGGATCTGAAGTCGGTGCTGGGCAAGCCGCTGTCGCTGGAGATCCAGACGGCAGTGGCGGGCGAGCCGCGCTTTCTGAACGGGCAGATCGTTCGCTTCTCGATGGTGGGGCGCGAAGGCGGCACCTCGCGCCACACCGTGTACCGGGCGAGCGTGCGGCCGTGGCTGTGGTACCTCACGCGCTCGAGCGACAACAAGATCTTCCAGAACAAGAGCGTGGTGGAAATCCTGGAGGAGGTGTTCGGCGACTACGGCTTCGCGTTCGAGAAGAAATTGAGCGGCAGCTACCGTCAGTGGGAGTACTGCGTGCAGTACAACGAGAGCGACTTCGCCTTCGTGAGCCGGCTGATGGAACTCGAAGGCATCTACTACTACTTCAAGCACGAGAAGGACCAGCACACGCTGGTGCTGGCCGACGACATCGGTGCGCACGAAGCGATGCCCGGCTACGACACCATCGACTACTTCGCGGCCGACCGTGAGATCACCGAGGACATGGAAGTCATCCGCGAGTGGCAACCCAGCGAAGAGATCCGCTCGGGCAGCTACACCGTGGACGACTTCAACTTCACCACGCCCAAGGGCGACCTGATGAACGTGCGCAGCCAACCCAGGCCGCACGACAACGCCGACTACGAGATCCACGAGTGGCTGGGCGACTATCCCGCTGCCGGTGATGGCGAGCACTACGCGCGTGTTCGGCTCGAAGAGACGCAGGCCCTCGCGCAGCGCAGCGCGGGCCAGGCGACCGTGCGCGGCATGGCGCCGGGCTACAAGTTCACCATGCGCAACTCGCCGAGGTCGGACGACAACCAGGAGTACCTGGCGGTGGCCGTGTCGTACGCGCTGCGCGAAGGCGGCTATGCCACGGGCGCCGCGCCGGGCGAATACAACTTCGACTTCGTGGTGCAGCCTACTTCGCTCGCGTTCAGGGCACCGCGGCAGACGCCGGTGCCGCGCACCAGCGGGCCGCAGACCGCGACGGTGGTGGGTCCCGAGGGCGAGGAGATCTGGACCGACCAGTACGGCCGCGTGAAGGTGCAGTTCCACTGGGACCGCTACGGCCAGCGCAACGAGAACAGCTCGCGCTTCGTTCGGGTGTCGCAGATCTGGGCCGGTGAGCGCTTCGGCGGGGTGTTCACGCCGCGCATCGGGCAGGAGGTGGTGGTGGACTTCATCGGTGGCCGGGTGGACCGGCCGGTGATCGTGGGGCGGGTGTACAACGCCGACCAGATGCCGCCATTCGCGCTGCCGGGCGAGGCCACCAAGAGCGGCATCGTCACGCGCTCGAGCAAGGGGGGGTCGCCCGCGAACGCGAACGCCTTCGTGTTCGAGGACAAGATGGGCGCCGAGCAGATCCTGCTGCACGCCGAGCGCAACCTCGATGTGGAGGTGGAGGGCGACGAGACGCACACGACCGAGAAGACGCGCACCACGCTGATCAAGGGGCACGAGTCGGCCACCTACGAGTCGGGCGAGGAGCGGCACATCACGGGCGGCGCGGTGGAGACCATCGACGGCGGCGAGGAGCGCACGGTGACCGGCGGGGCGACCGAGACGGTGAAGGGCGGGGAGACGCGCACGATCAAGGGCGGTGCGACCGAGACGATCACGGGCGGGGAGACGCGGCTGGTCAACGACGGAATCAAGGAGACCGTCAATGGATGCGTGATGCTGACTGTCAACGGCACGGTGGTGCGCATCGTGAGCGGGACAGATATCCGCATCACCGGTGGCGGACGCATCGAGATCGTGAATGCCATCGACGCCAAGTTCGTCCTCGGGCCCGATCTCACGGTGGTCGCCGGACCCAAGGTCGTCCATGCGCCCACCATTGTCAATCTCAGTTCGAGCTACACGATCAACACCAAGGACTACACGCTCGATGCGGATGTGATCATCTACAACACGCCGAAGCATGAGACGACCACGCAGGTGCAGGACCACCATCGCAACACGAACTATTCGGCCGCTTGGGGGAAGTTCGTTCACCGTTGGGAAGCCTACGACTTCTATGGACTCAAGATGCAGGTGACGGGGGCGTTCTTTTCGTTGAACGGAATCTTCGTCAACCTTTCGACGGTGAATTCGATCGAGCACAGGATCAGGCGGCAATTCGAGTTCGTCGAATTCCAGAACTTCAGGTCGGAGGTCAAGAAGAAAGGGCTGCGTGCGGCGCTTGCAACGATATACATCAAGGCCTGATGGCAGCGAAGGCAAAGTGATCTTGCCAGAGGCCTTTGCAGCGATCACGCGCACCGCGGATTCGGCAATTCGAACAACCAGGAGACAAACTGCATGGCGAGAGTCGTAAGCGCGCGCACCCCACTGGGTGAGGACCAACTGCTGTTCCGCTCGATGGCGGGCACCGAGGGCCTGTCGCAGCTGTTCGAGTTCGAGGTCGAGTTGCTGAGCCCGAGTGCTGCGCTGGATCTGAAGTCGGTGCTGGGCAAGCCGCTGTCGCTGGAGATCCAGACGGCAGTGGCGGGCGAGCCGCGCTTTCTGAACGGGCAGATCGTTCGCTTCTCGATGGTGGGGCGCGAAGGCGGCACCTCGCGCCACACCGTGTACCGGGCGAGCGTGCGGCCGTGGCTGTGGTACCTCACGCGCTCGAGCGACAACAAGATCTTCCAGAACAAGAGCGTGGTGGAAATCCTGGAGGAGGTGTTCGGCGACTACGGCTTCGCGTTCGAGAAGAAATTGAGCGGCAGCTACCGTCAGTGGGAGTACTGCGTGCAGTACAACGAGAGCGACTTCGCCTTCGTGAGCCGGCTGATGGAACTCGAAGGCATCTACTACTACTTCAAGCACGAGAAGGACCAGCACACGCTGGTGCTGGCCGACGACATCGGTGCGCACGAAGCGATGCCCGGCTACGACACCATCGACTACTTCGCGGCCGACCGTGAGATCACCGAGGACATGGAAGTCATCCGCGAGTGGCAACCCAGCGAAGAGATCCGCTCGGGCAGCTACACCGTGGACGACTTCAACTTCACCACGCCCAAGGGCGACCTGATGAACGTGCGCAGCCAACCCAGGCCGCACGACAACGCCGACTACGAGATCCACGAGTGGCTGGGCGACTATCCCGCTGCCGGTGATGGCGAGCACTACGCGCGTGTTCGGCTCGAAGAGACGCAGGCCCTCGCGCAGCGCAGCGCGGGCCAGGCGACCGTGCGCGGCATGGCGCCGGGCTACAAGTTCACCATGCGCAACTCGCCGAGGTCGGACGACAACCAGGAGTACCTGGCGGTGGCCGTGTCGTACGCGCTGCGCGAAGGCGGCTATGCCACGGGCGCCGCGCCGGGCGAATACAACTTCGACTTCGTGGTGCAGCCTACTTCGCTCGCGTTCAGGGCACCGCGGCAGACGCCGGTGCCGCGCACCAGCGGGCCGCAGACCGCGACGGTGGTGGGTCCCGAGGGCGAGGAGATCTGGACCGACCAGTACGGCCGCGTGAAGGTGCAGTTCCACTGGGACCGCTACGGCCAGCGCAACGAGAACAGCTCGCGCTTCGTTCGGGTGTCGCAGATCTGGGCCGGTGAGCGCTTCGGCGGGGTGTTCACGCCGCGCATCGGGCAGGAGGTGGTGGTGGACTTCATCGGTGGCCGGGTGGACCGGCCGGTGATCGTGGGGCGGGTGTACAACGCCGACCAGATGCCGCCATTCGCGCTGCCGGGCGAGGCCACCAAGAGCGGCATCGTCACGCGCTCGAGCAAGGGGGGGTCGCCCGCGAACGCGAACGCCTTCGTGTTCGAGGACAAGATGGGCGCCGAGCAGATCCTGCTGCACGCCGAGCGCAACCTCGATGTGGAGGTGGAGGGCGACGAGACGCACACGACCGAGAAGACGCGCACCACGCTGATCAAGGGGCACGAGTCGGCCACCTACGAGTCGGGCGAGGAGCGGCACATCACGGGCGGCGCGGTGGAGACCATCGACGGCGGCGAGGAGCGCACGGTGACCGGCGGGGCGACCGAGACGGTGAAGGGCGGGGAGACGCGCACGATCAAGGGCGGTGCGACCGAGACGATCACGGGCGGGGAGACGCGGCTGGTCAACGACGGAATCAAGGAGACCGTCAATGGTGACTTGGTGCTCAGCGTCAACGGAAGCCATATTCGCCTTGTGGCCGGCGCCGACATCCGCATCACCGGTGGCGGACGCATCGAGCTTGTCAATGCGATCGATCTGAAGGCGGTGCTGGGGCCGGATATCACGGTTGTTGCCGGACCCAAGATCGTCTATGCGCCCACGATCATCAACCACACCGACAACTACACGATCAAGGCAAAGAACTACACGTTGAACGCGGACGTCACCATCATCAACACGCCTAATAAGACGGTCAATGCCACCGATCAGCACTGGCTCCTCGGTTTCCTGAAGATCCTGACCCGCAACCAGGTGAAGGCGATTGCAGCAGCCACCGATTTCTATGGGGTCAAGCTGCAGCTCTGCATCAACAACATGCAGTTCAACGGCGTCTTCCAGAACTGGGCGACGTACTTCATGCTTGATGCTCCTTTCAAGCTCGTCCTTGGAGAGAAGAAGGGAAAGAAGGCCGGCGCGGTGAATATTCGGAAGACGTCGTTCTATTTCACTAACTATTTCAAGATCAAGAAGTCGTGAGACTGGTTTCTCGCCCGTTTCTGCACTCCATCGAGATGAGAGGCAACAAGCCATGGACCGGATATTGAAAGCCTACTCGCCGTTGGGCGAAGACCAACTATTGTTCCGTGCCATGCATGGCACGGAAGGACTTTCGCAGTTGTTCGAGTTCGAGGTGGAATTACTAAGTCCACGACGATCGATCGACGCCGGCGAGGTGCTGGGCAAAGCGCTCGCGCTAGAGATGCGGACGGCCGGCGGCACCCGGTTCCTCCATGGCCAAATCGTGCGTTTCGCTGCGGTTGGCCGCGAAAGCAGTGGTTCGCGCTACACCGTGCACCGTGCGACGGTGCGGCCCTGGTTGTGGTTTCTCACGCGTTCGAGCGGCAACAAGGTTTTTCAGAACAAGTCGGTGGTTGAGATCCTCGAGGAAGTCTTTGGGGGCTACGGTTTTGCATTCGAGAAAAAGCTTTCGGGCAGCTACAGGCCATGGGAGCTCTGCGTGCAATATGAAGAGAGCGACTTCGACTTTGTGAGCCGCCTGATGGAGCTCGAGGGCATCTATTACTATTTCAAGCACGAGAAAAACAAGCACACGCTTGTTCTGGCCGATGACATCGGGGCGCACGAAGACATTCCAGGGTATGCCAGCATCGATTACTTTGCTGCTGATCTGGACGCCAGCGACGATCTGGAGGTCATCGACGCTTGGCAAGCGACCGAGGAAATCCGCTCGGGTAGTTACGCCTTGGACGACTTCAACTTCACGACATTCAAGGCCGATCTCCGCACTGTTCGCAGCCAGCCTCGCACGCATGCCAACGCCGACTACGAAATGTACGAATGGCTCGGCGACTACACCGATGTAGCGCAGGCCGAACACTACGCGCGCGTCCGGCTGGAGGAATCGCAATCTCTAGCCGCACGCAGCTCTGGGCATGCGACCGTGCGTGGAATGGCGCCGGGCTATCGCTTCAGCATGCGCAACTCGCCGCGCGAAAGCGACAACTGCGAATATCTGGTCGTGTCGGTGTCCTATGCATTGCGTGAAGGCGGCTATGCGACGGGCGCAGCCCCGGGCGCGTACAGCTTCGGCTTCACGGCCCAACCCACGGACAATCCGTTCCGCGCGGCGCGGCGCACGCCGATGCCCCGCACGACGGGCCCGCAGACCGCCACGGTGGTGGGTCCCGAAGGTTCGGAGATCTGGACTGACCAATACGGCCGCGTGAAAGTGCAGTTTCACTGGGACCGCGAAGGCCAGCGCAACGAGAACAGCTCGAGCTGGGTGCGGGTTTCGCAGGCTTGGGCGGGCGATGGATTCGGTACCGTTCACGTTCCGCGGATCGGCCAGGAGGTGGTGGTCGACTTTATCGCGGGCCGCATCGATCGACCCATCGTCATTGGCCGCGTCTACAACGCCGACCAGATGCCACCGTTCGATCTGCCGAGCGAAGCCACCCGAAGCGGCATTGTTTCACGGTCCACGCCGGGGGGCGCAGTCGCCAATGCCAACGTGCTCGCCTTCGAGGACCGGACAGGTGCCGAGCAGATCCTGCTGCATGCGCAGCGCAACCTCGACGTGGAGGTGGAGGGCGACGAGACGCACACCACGCAGAAGACGCGCACAACCTTGATCAAGGGGCACGAATCGGCGACCTACGAATCAGGCGAAGAGCGGCACATCACGAACGGCGCGGAAGAAACCATCGACGATGGCGAGACGCGTACGGTGACAGGTGGAGCGATCGAGACGGTGAAAGGCGGAGAGACGCGCACGATCGAGGATGGCGCGACCGAGAGGATCAGCGGGGGCGAGTTGCGCACGGTCAACGGCGGCATCAACGAAACAGTGAACGGCGATGTCGTTGTGACCATCAATGGCACCGTGTTGCGCCTCGTGAGCGGCGCCGATATTCGCGTCACCGGTAGCGGCCGGGTGGAGATCGTCAATGCGGTGGACATCACCCTGGTTCAGGGCCCAAAGCTGAAGACTGTACTGGGGCCCAAGATCGTCTATGCGCCCAGCATGCGCAATACCAGCACGGACTACGTCATTTCCACCACCACGTTCAAGCTCAATGCGACCGGCACCGTGATCAACACGCCGGAGCAACATGTCAACGCCGCCGACCAGAGCTGGTGGAACCAACTCACGAGGGAATCCTATTGGCACCAGAGATTGTTCGTCCTCGCCAGCCTGGACCTGTTTGGAAACAAGATACAGACGTCGATCATCAATTCGCTGCTCCAACCGGGAATGTTCGTGAACCTTTCGGTGCTCAACTGGGTTCAAGCGAAAAAAGTGACCGATGTGCCATGGGCGAAGATTGCGGCAGGGCTCGCCTCATTGCGCTCCGGGGGCAAGCAGAAGACGACCAGCGGTATGGAAGTCGAAAGCTGAGTGATGGTGGATTGGCTGGATATCGCTGCAACGGTCTTGAGCGTCGTCCTCGGGGCGGCGGTCGTGTTCGTATGCTTTTTTCTCGTTCGAGGCGCTTTCGCCACCGAGGCGATCCATGTCGTGGAAGAAAAAGACTGGGAGGCGTTGAAGGGTGTCGGCCAGCGCGCCGAGGCCGATATTCTGATGCTGGCGCGTCCCCACAACCGGCTCGTTGTCTGGCGCAACGGTTCGCCCAACATGGCAGCCGCGGAATTGCGAGTGCGCTTTGACGATGACACAGGAACGACACGCGAGGCGAGTTTGAAAACCTTGATCGATCAGGAGCTTCTCGCCAATTTCACGGTGGGCAAGAAGCTGCCTATTCTCTATTCGAGCGGAAGCCCGCCGCTCGTGGCCATCGATCGCGAGCGCGCGCAGGTGGCGTTCTCTTCCACGTAGCGCGTATGAGAATCGTCAAACCACTGCGGCTGGGCATGCTCACCCGCCCGTTCACCCATGACCAGCGCCGCTGGTTGGCCGTCACGGTCATCGCCATGACCGACAGCCTGAGGGAGGATGCCAGGCTGATCCCCGAGCCGCATTTCTGGAAGATCTTCGGTGAAGAATTCGGTCAGGAGGCCGCTTTTGATCTGGCCATGCCCAAGTCCAGTCCCGAGTTCCTCGTCAGCGGCCATGCCTATACCCGTCATCAGGAGGACAAGAGCCGATGCGCAGTGCGTGTGCGCGTCGCAGGCGTCCAGAAGGATCTGCTGGTTTCCGGAGAACGGTTCTGGGTCGATGGCCGCCCAAGCGCGCCCAAACCGTTCGAGTCGCTGCGCATCGACTGGCGCCACGCCTATGGCGGGCCGGGATTCGAAGAGAACCCCGTCGGCATGGGGCGAGAAGACGAGACGGTCAACGGCCTGAGTGCGCGTCGGCTGCCGCATGTCGAGCATCCCGGCGCGCGGCTACATCGGCCCAACCAGGACGTCCAGCCTGCCGGCCTTGGGCCGGTTGATATCGCAGTGCCTTCGCGTGCAAGCCGGCTGGGCCGCCAGTACGACGAACACTGGCAGGAGCACCTGTTTCCCGGCTTCGCGAAGGATATGGACTGGGGCTA from Variovorax sp. V93 includes the following:
- a CDS encoding type VI secretion system Vgr family protein, yielding MDRILKAYSPLGEDQLLFRAMHGTEGLSQLFEFEVELLSPRRSIDAGEVLGKALALEMRTAGGTRFLHGQIVRFAAVGRESSGSRYTVHRATVRPWLWFLTRSSGNKVFQNKSVVEILEEVFGGYGFAFEKKLSGSYRPWELCVQYEESDFDFVSRLMELEGIYYYFKHEKNKHTLVLADDIGAHEDIPGYASIDYFAADLDASDDLEVIDAWQATEEIRSGSYALDDFNFTTFKADLRTVRSQPRTHANADYEMYEWLGDYTDVAQAEHYARVRLEESQSLAARSSGHATVRGMAPGYRFSMRNSPRESDNCEYLVVSVSYALREGGYATGAAPGAYSFGFTAQPTDNPFRAARRTPMPRTTGPQTATVVGPEGSEIWTDQYGRVKVQFHWDREGQRNENSSSWVRVSQAWAGDGFGTVHVPRIGQEVVVDFIAGRIDRPIVIGRVYNADQMPPFDLPSEATRSGIVSRSTPGGAVANANVLAFEDRTGAEQILLHAQRNLDVEVEGDETHTTQKTRTTLIKGHESATYESGEERHITNGAEETIDDGETRTVTGGAIETVKGGETRTIEDGATERISGGELRTVNGGINETVNGDVVVTINGTVLRLVSGADIRVTGSGRVEIVNAVDITLVQGPKLKTVLGPKIVYAPSMRNTSTDYVISTTTFKLNATGTVINTPEQHVNAADQSWWNQLTRESYWHQRLFVLASLDLFGNKIQTSIINSLLQPGMFVNLSVLNWVQAKKVTDVPWAKIAAGLASLRSGGKQKTTSGMEVES
- the tssG gene encoding type VI secretion system baseplate subunit TssG, encoding MSSTAGLADDSQQAPPIAPEHAEARARRGASEADPVLWAGLVDQPFEHDLFMLLRRLDAHGGHPLLGRAPRPLDEPLRLGQEPSMAFAPSNVSGVDVDGDGPPRISIYGFGLFGPNGPLPLHLTEYARERKRHHSDNTLSAFADLFHHRLILLFYRAWADAQSVNSLDRPDGHRFVDYVASLMNMGQPGLKERDRIADHARTFMAGHLVRQTRNPEGLIQILRLYFDVPVRIEEFVSDWVMLDEREVSRIGTSGRNQKLGAGATVGLAVRDAQGKFRLELGPLSQSEFRDFLPGSRRLQQVVDWVRQYVGIEFAWELRLVLKKQEALGMQLGSDQRLGWGSWLGTRLSPTDAGDMLFQPEALYSRSASAASAAAEASSMAL
- the tssH gene encoding type VI secretion system ATPase TssH, with translation MTDIRRVSLFSKLNPMLYKALETATAFAKLRGNAYVELVHWLHQILQLQDSDLLRIVRRAGLNLDAVEQDLVRALDRLPHGATSISDISEHVDNAVERAWVYASLRFEATSIRGAYLLAGIVKTPGLRQVLSGISREFDKIVPDVLIAQLPAWTEGSPEDDFDAAAAPGPAAAAASHQGDGAAAGGSALAKYASDLTAKARAGELDPVYGRDDEIRQIIDILMRRRQNNPLLTGEAGVGKTAVVEGLASRLAAGDVPPSLKDVSLWVLDPTLLQAGAGVKGEFEQRLRQVIDEVEKSPKPIVLFVDEVHTLVGAGGTAGTGDAANLLKPALARGRLRTIGATTWSEYKKYIEKDPALTRRFQTIQVHEPTESKAVVMLRGISAELEKHHGVLILDAALEAAVSLSHRYIPARQLPDKAVSLLDTACARVALSQHALPAAIEDLQRRIEVLGIESGIAGREAAIGVGEHRRVEDIAAQVAAAQAELDLLEQRRAEESLLVERIVALRKQLSPAAVPVQAETQEQGDAADEDAPLDAEAAAPEPGRTPEEIRAELDQAQDRLVQLQGESPLILAAVDAQAIATVVADWTGIPIGRMVRDDAQSVLRLGEILSARVVAQPDALETISRRIRTARARLDNPNKPVGVFLLCGPSGVGKTETALALSEALYGGEQNLVTINMSEFQESHTVSTLKGAPPGYVGYGEGGVLTEAVRRRPYSVVLLDEIEKAHPDVHEIFFQVFDKGWMEDGEGRHIDFRNTVIIMTSNVGTDLVMQLCEDPTLRPDPEPLAAALREPLLKVFAPALLGRLVVVPYYPLQADALHRIIRLQLDRIATRLDANHGIALDYDDSAVELVARRCTAIESGGRMIDAILTHTILPRLSEEVIGATVSARKLAGVRLSAAGDDFQYEFSEA
- a CDS encoding type VI secretion system Vgr family protein; this encodes MARVVSARTPLGEDQLLFRSMAGTEGLSQLFEFEVELLSPSAALDLKSVLGKPLSLEIQTAVAGEPRFLNGQIVRFSMVGREGGTSRHTVYRASVRPWLWYLTRSSDNKIFQNKSVVEILEEVFGDYGFAFEKKLSGSYRQWEYCVQYNESDFAFVSRLMELEGIYYYFKHEKDQHTLVLADDIGAHEAMPGYDTIDYFAADREITEDMEVIREWQPSEEIRSGSYTVDDFNFTTPKGDLMNVRSQPRPHDNADYEIHEWLGDYPAAGDGEHYARVRLEETQALAQRSAGQATVRGMAPGYKFTMRNSPRSDDNQEYLAVAVSYALREGGYATGAAPGEYNFDFVVQPTSLAFRAPRQTPVPRTSGPQTATVVGPEGEEIWTDQYGRVKVQFHWDRYGQRNENSSRFVRVSQIWAGERFGGVFTPRIGQEVVVDFIGGRVDRPVIVGRVYNADQMPPFALPGEATKSGIVTRSSKGGSPANANAFVFEDKMGAEQILLHAERNLDVEVEGDETHTTEKTRTTLIKGHESATYESGEERHITGGAVETIDGGEERTVTGGATETVKGGETRTIKGGATETITGGETRLVNDGIKETVNGCVMLTVNGTVVRIVSGTDIRITGGGRIEIVNAIDAKFVLGPDLTVVAGPKVVHAPTIVNLSSSYTINTKDYTLDADVIIYNTPKHETTTQVQDHHRNTNYSAAWGKFVHRWEAYDFYGLKMQVTGAFFSLNGIFVNLSTVNSIEHRIRRQFEFVEFQNFRSEVKKKGLRAALATIYIKA
- a CDS encoding type VI secretion system Vgr family protein; translation: MARVVSARTPLGEDQLLFRSMAGTEGLSQLFEFEVELLSPSAALDLKSVLGKPLSLEIQTAVAGEPRFLNGQIVRFSMVGREGGTSRHTVYRASVRPWLWYLTRSSDNKIFQNKSVVEILEEVFGDYGFAFEKKLSGSYRQWEYCVQYNESDFAFVSRLMELEGIYYYFKHEKDQHTLVLADDIGAHEAMPGYDTIDYFAADREITEDMEVIREWQPSEEIRSGSYTVDDFNFTTPKGDLMNVRSQPRPHDNADYEIHEWLGDYPAAGDGEHYARVRLEETQALAQRSAGQATVRGMAPGYKFTMRNSPRSDDNQEYLAVAVSYALREGGYATGAAPGEYNFDFVVQPTSLAFRAPRQTPVPRTSGPQTATVVGPEGEEIWTDQYGRVKVQFHWDRYGQRNENSSRFVRVSQIWAGERFGGVFTPRIGQEVVVDFIGGRVDRPVIVGRVYNADQMPPFALPGEATKSGIVTRSSKGGSPANANAFVFEDKMGAEQILLHAERNLDVEVEGDETHTTEKTRTTLIKGHESATYESGEERHITGGAVETIDGGEERTVTGGATETVKGGETRTIKGGATETITGGETRLVNDGIKETVNGDLVLSVNGSHIRLVAGADIRITGGGRIELVNAIDLKAVLGPDITVVAGPKIVYAPTIINHTDNYTIKAKNYTLNADVTIINTPNKTVNATDQHWLLGFLKILTRNQVKAIAAATDFYGVKLQLCINNMQFNGVFQNWATYFMLDAPFKLVLGEKKGKKAGAVNIRKTSFYFTNYFKIKKS